A portion of the Rhizoctonia solani chromosome 6, complete sequence genome contains these proteins:
- a CDS encoding profilin — translation MSYSWQDWAGRIKSDGALQKAAIIGKPASPGATGGVWGATEGFTVSPEEEKKIDKAFREQSLAEGVVLGGTKYMGRAFLQDNLLHGVRTSEPRSEATLVWALTNCYVVTVFDVPTQAQSVIPCVNALASHLGG, via the exons ATGTCCTATTCTTGGCAAG ACTGGGCGGGCAGGATCAAGAGCGATGGAGCTCTCCAGAAGGCGGCGATCATTGGAAAGCCTGCAAGCCCAGGAGCAACCGGAGGTGTCTGGGGTGCGACTGAAGGTTTCACG GTCTCGCCcgaggaagagaagaagaTCGACAAGGCATTTAGGGAACAATCTTTGGCTGAGGGTGTCGTGCTTGGAGGCACCAAATACATGGGGAGAGCCTTTCTTCAGGACAACTTGCTTCATGGCGTCAGGACCTCTGAGCCAAGG AGCGAGGCAACTCTGGTCTGGGCGCTCACGAATTGCTACGTGGTCACCGTATTCGATGTACCTACCCAGGCGCAATCTGTCATTCCCTGTGTGAACGCACTTGCTTCTCACCTTGGAGGCTAG
- a CDS encoding triose phosphate isomerase yields the protein MARKFFVGGNFKMNGTVKSIQSIIENLNNAQLDSNTGKSSYLLTLSLYLLTSLAAAKPHIQISAQNAYIASSGAFTGEISPTQLIDAGIHWVILGHSERRTLFGETDEVVADKTKAALAAGLSVILCIGETLNEREAGITKDVCERQLAAVKAKISDWSKIVIAYEPVWAIGTGKVATCQQAQDAHKDIRSWVASNVSSQVAEEIRIIYGGSVNAGNCKESASQQDVDGFLVGGASLKPEFVDIVNATAYPSGN from the exons ATGGCTCGTAAATTCTTTGTTGGCG GTAACTTCAAAATGAACGGGACTGTCAAGTCCATCCAATCCATCATCGAAAATCTAAACAACGCACAGTTGGATTCCAACACTGGCAAGTCTTCCTACTTGCTAACTCTTT CACTCTACCTCCTCACATCCCTCGCAGCCGCCAAACCTCACATCCAAATCTCCGCTCAAAACGCATACATCGCGTCCTCCGGAGCGTTCACGGGCGAAATCTCCCCTACTCAACTCATCGATGCGGGCATCCACTGGGTCATCCTCGGCCACTCGGAACGTCGTACCCTGTTTGGCGAAACCGACGAAGTTGTGGCTGACAAGACCAAGGCTGCACTCGCTGCTGGTTTGAGCGTCATTTTGTGCATTGGAGAGACGCTCAACGAGCGCGAGGCCGGGATAACCAAGGACGTATGCGAGAGGCAGCTTGCGGCTGTTAAAGCCAAGATATCCGATTGGAGCAAGATTGTAATTGCCTATGAGCCGGTGTGGGCCATCGGGACTGGAAAAGTCGCGACTTGCCAACAG GCACAAGACGCACACAAAGATATTCGCTCATGGGTGGCGAGCAATGTTTCCTCCCAGGTTGCCGAAGAGATTCGCATCATTTATGGAGGTAGTGTGAATGCGGGTAATTGCAAGGAGAGCG CCTCCCAACAAGATGTCGACGGCTTCCTTGTCGGAGGTGCTTCCTTGAAGCCCGAATTCGTTGATATCGTGAATGCGACCGCATACCCTAGTGGCAACTAG
- a CDS encoding GNAT family acetyltransferase, with translation MGDKSRLGLLVLLSGSIVTRSHTNLTRTAHPGRAISILTSTLPDFFKLGLVTRFDASVSSSPFAFVEAVQPSPDLIYARHIRFRYAPPGNEGVMPKVLQIEGLPLYFASAAIVRTSLNALYSDMHVALSSVEVSTLGVREREIKIGLIVSGSSRVGGGNAEWDIFNAAVIMPYTVRPVTPADRPVLSRICLLTGDAGQSAEGEYHYSELLGLVYAEPYAVVEPHFGFVLVDNVSGDVVGYVIGTTDTRAFERNIENDWYKGLRGKYTKDPYPQGSTSSDKHMINLIHNPDTAPDEIIAVSQAHIHIDLLPAAQGQGWGTKLMGKAVEYLKSQGNDSLFVGIDSRNARARSFYLAIGFEGVKTAHGEYFRLGFDQWRY, from the exons ATGGGAGATAAGAGTAGGTTAGGACTTCTCGTTTTATTGAGTGGATCCATTGTCACTCGCTCTCATACAAATCTCACCCGAACCGCTCATCCAGGCAGAGCCATATCAATCCTAACCTCCACTCTTCCCGACTTTTTCAAGCTTGGTCTTGTCACAAGATTTGACGCTAGCGTATCGTCATCCCCCTTTGCGTTCGTCGAAGCCGTACAACCATCTCCTGATTTGATCTATGCGAGGCATATCAGGTTTAGGTACGCTCCGCCGGGAAACGAGGGCGTCATGCCCAAGGTTTTACAAATAGAAG gTCTTCCGTTGTATTTTGCCTCGGCGGCGATCGTCCGAACGTCTCTAAACGCGCTGTATAGCGATATGCACGTTGCGCTCAGTTCGGTCGAGGTTTCCACTCTAGGTGTTCGTGAGCGGGAGATAAAGATTGGGCTGATTGTGTCCGGCTCGAGTAGGGTGGGTGGTGGGAATGCCGAGTGGGATAT ATTCAACGCCGCAGTGATCATGCCTTATACTGTTCGTCCTGTCACACCCGCCGACCGACCCGTCCTCTCGCGTATCTGTCTTTTAACAGGCGACGCAGGTCAATCTGCAGAGGGAGAATACCACTATTCCGAGCTTCTCGGTCTGGTCTACGCTGAGCCGTATGCCGTAGTCGAGCCCCATTTCGGATTTGTCCTGGTCGATAACGTCTCCGGGGACGTGGTTGGCTATGTAATCGGTACCACTGATACGAGGGCATTCGAACGAAACATTGAGAACGATTGGTACAAGGGATTGAGGGGGAAATATACCAAAGACCCCTACCCTCAAGGCTCGACATCCTCAGATAAACATATGATAAACTTGATACATAATCCCGATACGGCTCCGGACGAAATAATTGCTGTTTCTCAAGCGCATATTCATATCGACCTTTTACCTGCCGCCCAGGGCCAAGGATGGGGAACCAAGCTCATGGGAAAAGCGGTAGAGTACCTGAAGAGCCAAGGAAACGACTCATTGTTTGTTGGAATTG ACTCGAGAAACGCTCGCGCCCGATCATTTTACCTTGCAATCGGGTTCGAGGGTGTGAAAACTGCTCATGGAGAATATTTCCGACTTGGATTTGATCAATGGCGGTATTGA